The DNA segment GCAGATCATTTCAGGAGCATGTTTAAGATGGTAAGATCAAAGGCCTTACTAAAGATATTGTAGAACATTTCACAATACTTGATCACAGCTActctagtttttcttttttcttctaatgGGTCTTCAAAAATACCTTTCAAAGGAAAGCAGAAGCTAATTTCTCCCTCAGCCTTGTATCATAATCTGTAGTACTAAATGACCAAATaaccttttaatctttccttctcTTAACAGCTGATTTTTGTCATGGTCTCTAGTCTTTTATTACCTTCCTCTCACTTGGCTTTGTTCCATTCTCCATATGTAATCTGTTTCAGACACAAAGCTACTGTAGGCTATATAGCTGAAACAGTGCATCTCAAGCattcttttccattttgtttgatCCTGCATAGCTATCATGTTTTGCAAATTATGAAGGTCTCCATTGTAATCGGTTATTTAATTAACAAAGAGAgtttataggaaaaaaaagaataattttgtctttttttatacaGCCACATGATTACCAAAACATAGTTGAGTGGAGAAGGCCTTAAGAGAAAGCTCTAGAAAAACGCTACccaaatttatttaatattgcgATCTAACTAAACTTGTTTTGGTCTTGATATAATTATTGAAGATCGAATCTTTTGTGATTTAGTCCGTATTTGAAAACACCCAATGCTGTCATTACTAAAAGGGGAACCTTACAGATTTTAAGTATAGCAGAAGAGGGAATCTaccagatctgttttttttttgtttttttttaaatcccagaGCCCTGCTAGTGTACTTTTATGTTGTAGCACATTGTAATGAAACATAAACTGCTCTGCGAGTCTAAACCTGTGTTTCAGACAGTATGCTTCTTTTGGTTAAGGTAAGATTAAATCATTGAATTACTTACTAACTGTGGTTAGGACTACTGACCCACAACCTCTTGTGTTAGAATCTCGGCCTGAGCTctgcctgtgtagagtttgtattATTGTCCCATTTCTACatgtttttttctccaagtaTTCCTGTTTTTCTTCTGCATCTCAATGTTTGACTAATTTCTGACTCTAATCTGGCTCTTTATGAGTGAATGTGGTTGTGTCCATGAGTGAGCCTTTTCCAGGGTTAGTTCTCACTTTGCATGCAGTACTGCTGGGATACTCAGCCGCTTCATGTGACCCTAAACTAGACAAGCTGattagaaatggatggatggatgttaatattatataaactAGCAAATTATTGATGGTACATTTGCATTGCTTGAGTATATTTGTATAATAGATTACGGTAAGCAAACAAATATTTActtgttttcaaatgttgacagttTTGTTATTGCTGGCTGGAATGCAAGTGTCCCATCCATCATCTACATGATCTGTCTATCAATTTCTGGGCTTACGTGAGTcaaaaatttgttctttttacgTTCAAGTGGATTCCATAATTGCAGGAACTCCTTGCTGTATTTGAACCAATAATGCTGCtactttgtatttcctggtttactgtggtttcatgaataaatagatagatagatagatagatagatagatagattcaagtTGAATTGAAACCCACATTAATAAGCTAGATAACTTGAGTAATTGATTCACTGATATTGACATGTAAGCTGGGGGAAAACTCAGATTTTTGTGTTATTACATCTATTAAATCCGTATTCATGATTAATCTTTTGAAACTCCATAAACCCTGTGTGTTAAGTTAGGTTGAATATAATataaatgcacattttcatgaacatttgaCTTGGAGTAATTTATGGTTTTTCTGGAGTTGGGCCTCCCATTACAGCTCCCCAATTAAATTCTTGAAACTCTATAGAGTTCCATTACACAACTCCCTGTACCCAACGTCATTGATTCCATTGAACCATTGACATCCACTGAACTTATTGACTATAAGTTGGGACAgatttaaacaaaatatgtaaaaatcatTACCATCGCCTGAACTGGTATGGTGTGGTAATGTGGTTTTGGTTTTGCACCATTACAACCCTTGTTTCTCAATGGAAATTTTTAAAAGTCTACATTTAAAAGTTGTATCAAAAGTAATATGCATGTAAAATTTCATGAACACTCCATTTTGGAGTGATACATTTTTTGCCACAAGCCATTGTATATGCAAAACTTCATTATGATCAACTTAACTGTTTTGGACTAACGTCATTTTTGGATTTGTGATTAAATCTTTGAAATGTCATATAGCCAGTATTTGAAGTTGGACCATTGACAAcctacatgcaaaatttcatgaaaattggtAGTTATTGTTGCTTGattaatgaacaaacaaacagactaaaaaatcgAGTGGATGTTTGTATCTGAGATGATTTGCAGTTGTAATTTCACTAGGTAATTAGCTCTATACTAAATATCATTAATAATTTGCACAGTGACATATCTCTATGAATAGTTTTGCTACATTATTTTCTCCATAGCTAGTGTATCTGTCCATAAATAAGCAGTGTGTCCTCTGTCAAGTTTAACTGCTCAATGCACAGTCTGAAACATTCCAAGAACACAATAGTTTGACTGTACAATCATGCATGGATGTTTCTAACAACTGCTTTTCAGCTGTTGTGTTTATAATACAGAGCTACTACTGTGTGGACcaacggttctcaaactgtggggtgcacccccgaagtaacaaaaaagggggcgcgaatgttgccatatgtggtgtaatttcgctattcgtaggaaaattttaaacttgtagcggtgtatcggcagcaaaaaatataggaataaattttattagggtttcaaaaaaacgttaggggggtgcgattaaaactgttatgaaaactctggtcgcatatacttaaaggttgagaaacgctggtgtagACTGTCATAGTTTCTGTTACCTACAGGTGTCATTGTTTCAAGGAGAGGGGTGGTGGTTTTTAATGGAGTCAAAGGTAAAGCAGACAAAAACCAGAGTCAATTGGAACAGCAAATTAAAATTTTCTTCTCCCAGAACATACTGTAACATGGAAGCTACCAATATCAGCAAAAAAGATCTGTAAAGATCTGaatctttaattcagtggggtgaacaaaacgattgcataaaaatgtgaggcaactaaagcatttttttaacacaatcccttcatttcaggggcttaaaagtaattggacaattgactcaaaggctatttcatgggtagttgtgggcaagtccgtcattatgtcattatcaattaagcagataaaaggcctggaattgatttgaggtgtggtgcttgcatgtggaagattttgctgtgaacagacaacatgcggtcaaaggagctctccgtgcaggtgaaagaagccatccttaagctgcgaaaacagaaaaaacccatccgagaaattgctacaatattacgagtggcaaaatctacagtttggtacatcctgagaaagaaagcaagcactggtgaactccgcaacgcaaaaagacctggacgtcagaatcatttccatggtgaagagaaacccctttacaacagccaaccaagtgaacaacactctccaggcggtaggcatatcgatatccaagtctaccataaagagaagactgcatgaaagtaaatacatagggtgcactgcaagccactcataagcctcaagaatagaaaggctagattggactttgctaaagtacatctaaaaaagccagcacagttctggaaaaacattctttggacagatgaaaccaagatcaacttctaccagaatgatagcaagaaaatgtatggagaaggcgtggaacagctcattatccaaagcatatcacatcatttgtaaaacacggtggaggcagtgtgatggcttgggcgtgtatggctgccagtggcatttgggacactagtgtttattgatgatgtgacacaggacagaagcagccgaatgaattctgaggtgtttagggacatactgtctgctcaaatccagataaatgcagtcagattgattgggcagcgtttcatgatacagatggacagtgacccaaaacattcagccaatgcaacccaggaatttattaaagcaaagaagtggaaaattcttgaatggccaagtcagtcacgtgatcttaacccaattgagcatgcatttcacttgttgaagactaaacttcagacagaaaggcccacaaacagcaactgaaagccgctgcagtaaaggcctggcagagcattaaaaaggaggaaacccaggatctggtgatgtccatgagttcaagacttcaggctgtcattgccagcaaagggttttcaaccaagtattagaaatgaacattttatttccagttatttaatttgtccgattactttttgagcccctgaaatgaagagattgtgttaaaaaaatgctttagttgcctgacatttttatgcaatcgttttgttcaccccactgaattaaaactgaaagtctgcacttcaactgcatctgagttgtttcatttaaaattcattgtggtaatgcacagaaccaaaattagaaataagttgtctctgtccaaatatttatggacctaactgtatatgacaTAACTGAGCTCTATTTTATGAGGGTGTCAAAATGTGGCACAAAAGTGTTTTCTTAAACCCATTGTCACAAATCAATGTTAAATTGAATAGACTGTAAGGACTGTTTTTTGCCTTTACAAGTTGACAAATTTTAACCACCCGTTTATTTGTTTCAACTCTCCTTCCAACTTCAAGTTTGCCATGCAGCTCAATCCATATCCCTACAACtcagataaaatattttacactGTAGAAAATGATTGGTGATTTTATAAACAGATGCATATTTCGTAGCATATGAAGTGCCATTACACAATATTAGTGCCACTATGTTTCATagaagaaaaatgtaagaaaaatgtattactagTTTTGAAATCTAATTAAATTCCTCTTTACAATAGAAATCCTACACAATCTTTTGTTGCCAATAGCAGGCACTTGAAGCCGAACCAGCATGCCTTGAATGTTACTTTTATACTTTACTGCCTATTATTAAACACAATTCATCTTTTCGCCTTGTACTGATGTTTTCTGCATTTTGGCTATAACTCATCTTTCTTCTACACCCACATTAGCTGACATTGCAAGCCCACTGAACTAAAAATACATCTCAGAACAAGATTCACCATACTCCCCCATTCTTTCTCTTCTTaccatatcaaatattttaaaccttttctaatggtaaaatctgaaaataaaaaagcacatagtATATAGCCCTGTTGTACTATGTTATCCATTCATGTATCTTATCACACAaggtttttcttctgttttcacaatattaataaaatgatgtTGCCTCCTATCTGCATGAGATCAATAAGGGTTTGTTGCTATTACTAGATTACAGTATCTGAGCTACAAGTGATGCTTAAAGCTTGTTTGtaacaattttatttcagttaatatAAGCATAGTTTTAATTTTGGTAAGTGATACTTTCCATCATAGGTTTAAGGTGACTTATTCTAATTATATTTCTATGGAGTACATCTGGAGTCTCAGATTTCCTCTAAAGGTTCAAATGTTTAAAGATGTACTGCATTCATACTGATTTAGCAATTCTGACTTGCATCATGTAATGTGTTGTCTGACATGTACCATTATTATGTCTGTTGCAACTGGACTAGGCTCCTGCCCTTAATTAACCCTGATTGGGATTACACAATTAGGAAATTGGTGAGTGTCAATCTGTAGAGCTAGTCATTTTATAAGGCTGCCTACTTCAAGACTAGCGAGTGCTATGCAATTTACAGATTTGCAACTTAATGCCAACCTgcaatcaaaacaaaacataggAATACACATATATTCAAAGCCTTAAAAtgggaaataaactgaaaaacaaaaatgaagtttgTCTCTATAAAAACACTCTTTCATtataatcttaaaataatttaaataaatatatgtaatatgtacagtatgtatactaTATTAGGTCACTTAATAGCCATTTATGATTCAGGTAAATATCAACTCTGTTTAAACAGTCACCTGCCCCCTGATTTTCACCAAAGGGAAGCTGTTGCTTTTTACACAATTTCATTTTCTGGACAAGTCTGTTGGTTTATGCTGGGAACCATTACAGACTCTGgtgctgctttgcagtatggTTGCACCAACTTCTCTGCGACCCACTTCACTGAGATCTCAGGTTCtgcttcttcatcctcttcattttctttctgatgcaGCACATACATTCCGTGCTGTTCACAGCCAGAGTCAAACACATACTTTCCTGGGCCACAAGGGTAGTTGCCTTTAAAGTTCCCCACGTATCTGTGGTTGAGATGAATTATTTCTCCAGCACCATCTTGTTTCCCTTCAGTCCAGGTGCCCACATACTTTGAACCAGTTCCAGAATATGTATATCCACCTTGACCATGCCTTTGATCATTAAACCATTCCCCATCATAGATATCTCCATTTGGATATGTGTAAACCCCATGACCATGTCGATGGTCTTCTGCCCAACCGCCTTCGTATTTGGAACCATCAGGGTAATAAAATATACCATggccatgttttttattttgaaagtatTCTCCAATATAGCATGCACCATTTGTAAATCTGTATTTTCCCTGTCCATTTCTTTTTCCGTTTTCATACTGCCCTTCATATGTGTCTCTATTTGGCAGAATAGCTTTTCCATGTCCATGCCTCTCCCCATCGTCATTGCGCTCACCTTCATACTCGCCTAAATAGATGCCTTGCTCTTCCTCTGACTCCTCTGATCCAGAATCTGACATTTTTTCTGAATATGGGGTTGTTTATTTTGGGAATTCAATTGCTCTTGTTAACTAGAAAAAGGATGTGGCAAAGAGAATATGGGAGGAGATGTTCCTGATGAAGACTAAAAGACAAACTAAACTTGCACCAGCTGATATTACATCTGGCTCTGTGAAAAACTACACTTGCAACTCCTTTTATTTCATACCATTCCATTCTTGTTTAAGCCCCACCCAGTTATGAGAATGTGTCCATTCCATTGTAATACAGGtaggtatatttaaaaaaaattagtttttttttttttaaagtaggggCACAAATGTTCAAAGCTATCAAAGCAGATGGCAACATAATTTATATGTTATGGTGTGCATAAATTTCTTTAGAACTATATGACCTGAACTAATAGATTTTTGCTTGAAAGTCTTGTCACTCACCCAAATGGTATCTGCAATGCTGAGATCCAGTTCACCATGTAATTTATGTATGGGTCATTGTGGTActgttagtttcttttttttttttcttcaaacgtATTGCAGCATTTTAATGTTCCAAGTATTGTTATCACTGTTAGTACAATATGTGGCATGGCCACCTACTaaaacagcaacagttataaacACTATactatccatttttaaattatatggtATAGATTACAATAATCCATGTCAAACTCTGATTTCTTGTCtctctcttcatattttaaactgCCTAATCCATTTCTCAAAGTTGCAAGACAGTTGACCCTCTCCACTATCACAGGTGTACATACAGTTCAATGTACTGTGCATCTCGTGCCCCAAGGCTAACTACTTCTAAGACACTTTGAAAAAGTTACATAGTGAAAAGTTAAATGATctacacaaatattaaaatatagttGGCTTGAGACTTatgttcatttttgaattattataaacTTGCCACTGTACCTGTTGAAGATCAATAATAgaatcatttcaaaatatttactaTCTCTTGCCCTGCATggaaccttcagtgcctttcctctgtatttgcgtgtGTATGGACATCTTTTCACCAGCACACTTTTTCTTGAGtgcgttcccataaagcctgcttctcagactgtcattatttttgaggcacctttctcacctcctgtccagttctatactttctgtctttgaagggAACTCTCTCAGTGTGCATCCCACACCTTTTctaatccttgtgtgtctcacacttgcaatTCCTATatcattgcatcaccaaagccaaattgaccaatcactccaaagccaaactgaccaatcagattgggACTGGACACATAGACCTTAATATTTACTATATAGTAGATTTGTAGTAAATCAGGGATCACATCATTGCACAATAGATTATATTTTTAACAGCTATGAAACATGACTTTGTTGATGATTCCATCAAGTTTTAAATCATATCCTATGATATATCTTTAAACCACGCAGACTGTCTGTTAAACCTCAACATCTTGGATTTAGCAGGAAGATCTTTATCtagaatcaattatttttttcagaatataaATCAATCATAAACACCATTAAACTGTTAAAACATTGGACTTTacttttaatgtactcatttgaaaaaatgtttggCAATAGTAAAATTGATCAAATTACTTAACATCTAAGTTGTGAGATTCAGTCTTTAAAACTTCCCAAATATCCATTAATCTATCTGTAAACAGTTGGAAACAAACCAATTTTCCATTAGCATCATTCTCCAATCAAATTTTCCGAATCTGCCTTTTTTACCCTGGTTCTGGCCCATAGGGAGATGGGCAGAATAGATATTGGATCTGCTTAGAGAGGCCAGACGGCCTAACTTCAAGTTCAGTCCTAATCTCCTGGAGCTGaggagcagcagcactaaccactacagcactgtgccacccttttttaattataatataacaATCCCAAACTCATGGTCATTGTGGGGGGTGGCTAGATCCTATCCCAGTAAAACTGGGTACGTGAAAGGAAACCACTCTGGGCAGAGCCCACTCATGTACACAGCTAGTTGATAAACTGGAAATCATCAATTCAACTAATAAATACATCTTTAAGAATGTTGGAGGAACACTAGCAGAAACATGGGGAGAATATAAACATACCACAAAAGCAGCGGCCAGACGTAGACCCCGAACTGAGGATGCTGAATCCATGAGAAAACAGCACTAAAACTTTAGCTACCTAGCCTCCTACTTGATTGGGATGTAAGCTAAATTTGTTTGCTAGTTACACTGAGTTTGTCCACTAGATGTCAGAATTGGAACAATTGTTTGCATTTCACATTCAGGTGACATTTTATGCAGtgacagttttgttttcatcctcCTAGCATAATGTAAAGATCAAATCAGACTGTTGCATTATTGGAATATATAATGCGGTACAGTTTTATGGTATAGAACACAAGAGATGCACACATAAAATGTGACCATAAGTGTTAAATGCTACATCTGTGGAGTGTCTCTACCGTAAATGTCACACTTTGTTTCTCAACTTATCACACCGTGTCTAACATCTGAAATTATTTGAAAGCaggtaaaataaaatttgaaattctgAAGTGAATAACCTCCATTTGTCACCCAGTTTTTCCATTAGAGGGTAGTGGGAAGTCTATCTAAATAATACTGATTGTAGTGATAGATACTTACCCATGATaggatgtcagtccattgcaggatctGTTTAACCACACAGCCATAATTCAGTCCTACTGGGCCAATTCAGAGACACCAAAAAAACTACCACATCTTTAAATTGcaacgaaagaaaaaaaaaaaaacttctcaaacacagtaaaaacatacaaactccacagtgACCAGAGTTTAGGTAAGTAACTAGATTCATGATGCTGCAGTTCTAACCATTAAGCCCCCAAACCACTTAAGTAAAGATATACTTTGATCAATTCTCCTAAGCATTTAATTCATTATGGCAGACACACTCACTTTTACCAGGTCAATTTGGTAGAGTCAGTTAAGCAAACAAGCAAATCATTGGGATTACACCATATTACCACAAAGGAGAATGGTAGCtaggtcaggatttgaacccaggatactAAAGCTGTGAGAAAGTAATGCTAACTACTGAATTACCATGCCACCCAAATACAAAACAtcttcaatccatccattttcaaactactTAATCAAAGCCAGATCACAATGGCAAGAACTAGCCATGAACAGTGCCAGTCCAAAACAAGGCACTGTCATTAATACACATACAATGGACAAGTTTACGGTGTCCTGTTAAATCAACACACCCTACAAAGTATCCGTACACTCTGGGAGAACATGTGGTCTTCACACAGAAAGTGAAATAGGCCCAGGACACCAGAGCAGCTCTAACCTCTGTGCCACTATGGTATCAATGGCTCATGAACAAAGCagacaaataattattttttattctcaatAATGCACTCTTCTTTTGgaaagtacataaataaaaaaaaaattagcacagTAGATGGTGTGCCAGAAATTGAAAAGTGGGGGGACCTGGAAATAACTGGATGGGAAAGCctaaagtcatttttaaattctaaaactaTTTGTGGACCCAAGGAATATTCCCACATACCAGTGTGTGTTCTCCTTTGACGTTTAGCACAGTAAGAGCGATCTAAGGTCACAGCCAGGTTTAGGGCCTGTCCCTTGAACTTTATCAAAACTTGATTCATTAACAATCGATCTGGGGTTCTGGGTGGGGTCCCTTTAAAGTTTAACACACCTCAATTCATTGATGATTGTTGTATAGTTCAGAGGGTCCCCTTAGAGATTAGGGGCTCAAATGATTGACAATTGATggttaacaaataaaaaagaagcgttATTTTGACTTCTGAGTAGCTTCACCCCTGGTTCAAACCTAGTAAGACCATGGCTCCTCATGACCTTGATTAGTATAGgccagttaaaaaataaataaatatatgtaagggTGTAGTGGAAA comes from the Erpetoichthys calabaricus chromosome 4, fErpCal1.3, whole genome shotgun sequence genome and includes:
- the LOC114651216 gene encoding radial spoke head 1 homolog — its product is MSDSGSEESEEEQGIYLGEYEGERNDDGERHGHGKAILPNRDTYEGQYENGKRNGQGKYRFTNGACYIGEYFQNKKHGHGIFYYPDGSKYEGGWAEDHRHGHGVYTYPNGDIYDGEWFNDQRHGQGGYTYSGTGSKYVGTWTEGKQDGAGEIIHLNHRYVGNFKGNYPCGPGKYVFDSGCEQHGMYVLHQKENEEDEEAEPEISVKWVAEKLVQPYCKAAPESVMVPSINQQTCPENEIV